A region from the Wansuia hejianensis genome encodes:
- a CDS encoding AfsR/SARP family transcriptional regulator, whose protein sequence is MIYAQFFAQFQMAEENVPLSQDQIRSDMVTKLLSYMIYHRGKNTSVQELAEVLWPDDRSDNPAGALKNLMYRLRNILKKTWGDRNFVITGKGSYQWNPELPVGVDAEEFEKLCTEAREESDPEQKILKEKKAVALYKGRFLPEFSDEYWIMSLSVYYHSLFLSVVKELATLLEAENQFEEMERICRKAIEMDSLDEELHCCLLRAYIGGNKQSLAAEHYRETVELLYDNLGVRPSEDLQEIYDEMMKQLHDQEADLNVIQEELREAKEKRGAFYCEYGVFKKTYELEVRRAGRIGMSIYLSIITLHTEAKLEKGSVEYLSVMSGGMDQMQAVLLNSLRSGDVVTRYSTSQFLVMLPGCQYENARMVLDRINYNFYSIKKHAKVRIQYSLDELNLD, encoded by the coding sequence ATGATCTATGCTCAGTTTTTTGCACAATTTCAGATGGCAGAAGAAAACGTGCCTCTGAGTCAGGATCAGATACGATCCGATATGGTAACAAAATTACTTTCTTATATGATTTATCACCGTGGGAAAAACACCAGTGTCCAGGAGCTGGCAGAGGTATTGTGGCCGGATGACAGGAGCGATAACCCTGCGGGTGCGTTAAAGAATCTGATGTACCGCCTCCGCAATATACTGAAGAAAACCTGGGGAGACAGGAACTTTGTCATTACGGGCAAAGGCAGTTATCAGTGGAACCCTGAACTGCCTGTCGGCGTGGATGCTGAAGAATTTGAAAAGCTATGTACGGAGGCTAGGGAAGAGTCCGATCCGGAGCAGAAGATTCTGAAAGAAAAAAAGGCGGTGGCCCTTTATAAAGGAAGATTTTTGCCGGAATTTTCAGATGAGTATTGGATCATGTCCCTATCGGTCTATTATCACAGCCTGTTTTTATCTGTGGTAAAAGAGCTGGCGACGCTTCTTGAGGCGGAAAACCAGTTTGAAGAGATGGAGAGAATCTGCAGGAAGGCAATTGAGATGGATTCACTGGATGAGGAGCTGCACTGCTGCCTGCTCAGGGCGTATATCGGCGGTAATAAACAGAGCCTGGCGGCGGAGCATTACCGGGAGACAGTGGAACTGCTCTATGACAATCTGGGGGTCAGGCCTTCAGAAGATCTGCAAGAGATTTATGATGAGATGATGAAACAGCTTCACGACCAGGAAGCTGATTTGAACGTGATACAGGAAGAATTGCGGGAGGCGAAGGAGAAAAGAGGGGCCTTTTACTGTGAGTACGGTGTATTTAAGAAGACTTATGAACTGGAAGTGCGGCGTGCGGGCAGGATCGGGATGTCTATCTATCTTTCCATAATCACGCTCCATACGGAAGCAAAGCTGGAGAAAGGCAGTGTGGAATACCTGTCTGTCATGAGCGGAGGAATGGACCAGATGCAGGCGGTCCTTCTGAACTCGCTGCGTTCGGGAGATGTGGTAACGAGATACAGTACAAGCCAGTTTCTGGTCATGCTTCCGGGCTGTCAGTATGAGAACGCACGGATGGTGCTGGACCGGATAAACTATAACTTTTATTCTATTAAAAAACATGCGAAGGTGCGAATTCAATATAGTTTAGATGAATTGAACCTGGATTAG
- a CDS encoding transglutaminase-like domain-containing protein, whose protein sequence is MRRHLNGLLLTCLLSVILLFCSCGNQKDTPLTGQNRPGKTPVSSPAVTKPAASEAPAAGKWDNTPKVLIPAAGGKAAFQEGGLEIDASHTENGYIMVRYSGPSDKVKFFVVTPDDVRYTYDLPVSEDYMALPLTGGDGTYTLDVREHVQDKLYSNLFKQTIDVKLKDEFQPFLYPNQYTWFTASTKAVIKASELAGGASDGLDVITAVYNYVITHVTYDEEKARTVQSGYLPDVDETLDTGKGICFDYAALMTAMLRSQGIPTKLEIGYSGDIYHAWISTYINETGWIDNIIQFDGKSWSLMDPTLGASNDASDLRDYIGDGTNYTVKYSR, encoded by the coding sequence ATGCGCAGGCACCTGAATGGTCTGTTACTGACCTGTCTGCTTTCGGTTATATTGCTTTTTTGCAGCTGCGGCAACCAGAAGGATACCCCTTTAACCGGCCAGAACAGGCCAGGAAAAACCCCGGTATCTTCCCCTGCTGTTACTAAGCCCGCAGCTTCTGAGGCCCCCGCCGCCGGCAAATGGGACAATACGCCAAAAGTGCTGATCCCTGCAGCCGGCGGTAAGGCAGCCTTCCAGGAAGGAGGGCTTGAAATAGATGCTTCCCATACTGAAAATGGTTACATCATGGTGAGGTACAGCGGTCCCTCTGACAAGGTCAAATTCTTTGTCGTCACCCCTGATGACGTGCGCTACACCTACGACCTTCCGGTTTCTGAAGATTATATGGCACTTCCGCTGACTGGAGGAGACGGTACCTACACACTGGATGTGAGAGAACATGTGCAGGATAAGCTCTATTCCAACCTTTTTAAGCAGACAATAGACGTAAAACTGAAGGACGAATTCCAGCCCTTCCTTTACCCGAACCAGTACACCTGGTTCACTGCCTCCACCAAAGCAGTTATAAAAGCATCTGAACTGGCTGGCGGAGCGTCCGACGGCCTGGATGTCATCACAGCTGTCTATAATTACGTGATCACGCATGTTACCTATGATGAAGAGAAAGCCCGTACCGTACAGAGCGGCTATCTGCCTGATGTAGATGAGACTCTGGATACCGGTAAGGGGATCTGCTTTGATTACGCCGCTCTGATGACAGCGATGCTCCGTTCCCAGGGCATCCCCACCAAGCTGGAAATCGGTTATTCGGGAGATATCTACCATGCCTGGATCAGCACTTATATCAACGAAACCGGATGGATAGACAACATTATTCAGTTCGACGGGAAAAGCTGGTCTCTGATGGATCCGACCCTGGGCGCCTCGAATGATGCGTCAGATTTGCGTGATTACATCGGAGACGGAACCAACTATACTGTAAAATACTCCCGCTGA